One Lachnospiraceae bacterium C1.1 genomic region harbors:
- a CDS encoding FAD-dependent oxidoreductase: protein MLKYDIVIIGGGPAGLAAAVSARKAGTEKILILERDHELGGILNQCIHNGFGLHTFKEELTGPEYAYRFMQQVFDEKIEYKLNTMVMDISAERVVTAMNREDGMFQIEAGAVILAMGCRERPRGALNIPGYRPAGIFSAGTAQRLVNIEGYMPGREVVILGSGDIGLIMARRMTLEGAKVKVVAELMPYSGGLKRNIVQCLDDFGIPLKLSHTVVDIEGKEHLSAVTIAEVGKDGKPIPGTEERYTCDTLLLSCGLIPENELSRSAGVEMSPITNGPVVNESLETSIPGVFACGNVLHVHDLVDFVSQEAALAGENASAFVKNGCKDNSTEKGIEIKAVEGARYTVPSTVNTDRMNDLLTVRFRVGAVFTDSYVSVYFDDERVMHVKKKIMAPGEMEQVILKKSALKEHAGLKTITVKIEKD, encoded by the coding sequence ATGCTTAAATATGATATCGTGATTATAGGCGGCGGTCCTGCAGGACTTGCTGCAGCAGTAAGTGCAAGAAAAGCCGGGACAGAGAAGATTCTCATTCTTGAACGTGATCATGAGCTTGGCGGTATCTTAAACCAGTGTATCCACAATGGTTTCGGACTTCACACATTTAAGGAAGAGCTTACCGGACCTGAATATGCATATCGTTTTATGCAGCAGGTTTTTGATGAGAAAATAGAATACAAACTTAACACAATGGTAATGGACATATCTGCTGAAAGAGTTGTAACGGCCATGAATCGTGAAGACGGCATGTTCCAGATAGAGGCAGGAGCAGTTATCCTTGCAATGGGCTGTCGTGAAAGACCCAGAGGAGCCCTCAATATTCCGGGATACCGTCCAGCAGGTATTTTCTCTGCCGGTACAGCCCAGAGACTTGTAAATATAGAAGGATATATGCCGGGACGTGAGGTTGTTATCTTAGGATCAGGTGATATCGGTCTTATCATGGCACGAAGAATGACTCTCGAAGGGGCAAAGGTAAAGGTAGTTGCAGAGCTTATGCCATATTCGGGCGGCTTAAAGAGAAATATAGTTCAATGTCTTGATGACTTTGGAATCCCGCTCAAGCTTTCACATACAGTGGTAGATATAGAGGGAAAAGAACATTTGTCGGCTGTAACCATTGCTGAGGTAGGCAAGGATGGCAAGCCGATCCCTGGAACAGAAGAGAGATATACCTGTGATACATTGCTTCTTTCCTGCGGACTTATCCCTGAAAACGAGCTTTCCAGAAGTGCAGGTGTTGAGATGAGCCCGATCACCAACGGACCGGTAGTTAATGAAAGTCTTGAAACTTCAATACCCGGTGTATTTGCCTGTGGAAACGTGCTCCATGTACATGATCTCGTTGATTTCGTATCTCAGGAGGCAGCACTGGCAGGAGAAAATGCTTCAGCATTTGTAAAGAATGGCTGCAAGGACAATTCTACTGAAAAAGGAATAGAGATTAAGGCCGTAGAGGGCGCAAGATATACAGTTCCTTCTACAGTAAATACAGACAGAATGAATGATCTCCTTACGGTTCGTTTCCGTGTAGGTGCAGTATTTACGGATTCTTACGTAAGTGTTTACTTTGATGACGAGAGAGTGATGCACGTTAAAAAGAAGATAATGGCACCCGGTGAGATGGAGCAGGTAATATTAAAGAAGTCTGCACTTAAAGAACATGCCGGACTTAAGACTATTACCGTGAAGATCGAGAAAGATTAA
- a CDS encoding DUF1667 domain-containing protein, whose amino-acid sequence METRELTCIGCPMGCQITVELDGGEVKSVKGNTCQKGDIYARKEVTNPTRIVTSTVVISGGDKPRLSVKTANDIPKNKIFDVMKDIDAAHPEAPVKIGDVIVENVAGTGVNVIATRNIAKCG is encoded by the coding sequence ATGGAAACAAGAGAACTTACCTGTATCGGCTGCCCGATGGGATGCCAGATAACAGTTGAACTTGATGGCGGAGAAGTCAAAAGCGTAAAGGGAAATACCTGCCAGAAGGGTGATATTTATGCAAGAAAAGAAGTGACAAATCCTACAAGAATAGTTACTTCAACTGTAGTTATAAGCGGAGGTGACAAGCCGAGACTTTCAGTCAAGACAGCTAATGATATCCCTAAAAATAAGATTTTTGACGTTATGAAGGATATTGATGCAGCACATCCGGAAGCTCCGGTAAAAATCGGCGATGTGATTGTAGAAAATGTTGCAGGCACCGGAGTGAACGTTATCGCCACCAGAAACATCGCAAAATGTGGTTGA
- a CDS encoding NCS2 family permease — protein MLEEFFHLKEHGTTVKTEIIAGLTTFLSMAYILAVNPSILGTVMNPGGVFVATALASAIATFFMGLVANYPIALSAGLGLNAYFAYTVCLGELANEANPFTICLTAVLCEGLIFIIVSAFKFREQIINGIPQNLKYGISAGIGLFVAFIGLQGAGIVVKSDSTLVDLGSFASAEVALCLVGTIIIVVLSHYQVKGSVLIGIIVTWILGMVAQATGWYTGNCFPDFSGGINLSGISETAFKFNFGWAVSHMVQFIAILFSFLFVDLFDTVGTVVGVADKAGLLDKDGKLPRVGKVFMADAIGTVLGACLGTSTITSFVESSAGVAAGGRTGLTAVSTGFFFLLSLVLSPVFLAIPSFATAPALIYVGMLMVSSTKQIKFDGDVADTFGAYMALLLMPLTYSIANGIMFAVVSWVIIKVCTGKSKDVSPVMWVIFVLFAARIASLILNFR, from the coding sequence ATGCTGGAAGAATTTTTTCATTTAAAAGAACATGGCACAACTGTAAAGACTGAGATCATTGCAGGTTTGACAACGTTCCTGTCAATGGCATACATACTTGCCGTAAACCCAAGTATTCTTGGAACTGTAATGAATCCGGGCGGTGTATTTGTTGCAACTGCACTTGCTTCTGCAATCGCAACATTTTTCATGGGCCTGGTTGCTAATTATCCGATAGCTCTTTCAGCCGGACTTGGACTGAATGCATATTTTGCATATACAGTATGTCTTGGTGAGCTGGCTAATGAAGCAAACCCCTTTACGATCTGCCTTACAGCAGTACTTTGCGAAGGATTGATATTCATAATCGTATCCGCATTTAAGTTCAGAGAGCAGATCATAAATGGTATCCCTCAGAACCTGAAATACGGTATTTCAGCAGGTATTGGTCTTTTTGTAGCATTTATCGGTCTTCAGGGTGCAGGCATCGTAGTTAAGAGTGATTCAACACTTGTTGATCTCGGAAGCTTTGCTTCAGCTGAGGTTGCTCTTTGCCTTGTCGGTACAATTATAATTGTTGTTCTTTCACATTATCAGGTTAAGGGTTCGGTTCTTATAGGTATTATTGTTACCTGGATCCTTGGAATGGTAGCACAGGCAACAGGCTGGTATACAGGAAACTGTTTCCCTGATTTCTCCGGAGGAATCAACCTTAGCGGTATATCTGAGACAGCATTTAAGTTTAACTTCGGATGGGCTGTAAGCCACATGGTACAGTTCATCGCAATTCTTTTCAGTTTTCTTTTTGTAGATCTTTTTGATACAGTAGGAACAGTAGTTGGTGTTGCAGACAAAGCAGGCCTCCTTGATAAAGACGGCAAGCTTCCGAGAGTTGGCAAGGTATTCATGGCTGATGCCATTGGTACAGTATTAGGCGCCTGCCTCGGTACTTCTACTATCACAAGCTTTGTAGAGTCATCAGCAGGTGTTGCAGCAGGCGGAAGAACAGGGCTTACAGCAGTATCTACAGGATTTTTCTTCCTTCTTTCACTTGTACTCAGCCCGGTATTCCTTGCAATTCCTTCATTTGCAACAGCTCCGGCACTTATCTATGTTGGTATGCTCATGGTTTCAAGTACAAAGCAGATCAAGTTTGATGGTGATGTAGCTGATACATTTGGTGCATATATGGCACTGCTCTTAATGCCTCTTACATATTCAATTGCAAACGGTATCATGTTCGCAGTTGTTTCATGGGTTATCATTAAGGTATGCACAGGTAAGTCAAAGGATGTTAGCCCTGTAATGTGGGTTATCTTCGTTCTCTTTGCAGCCAGGATCGCAAGTCTCATACTTAACTTCAGATAA
- a CDS encoding HPr family phosphocarrier protein, with product MSTVTLKFNSVEQIRKFNKTMSSLPGDFDMEQGRYYIDAKSVMGIMTLNLNKPVDLHFEAEGQEKNRIISAMNEFTLQRVC from the coding sequence ATGTCAACAGTAACATTAAAATTCAACTCAGTAGAACAGATCCGCAAATTCAACAAGACTATGTCTTCACTCCCAGGTGATTTCGACATGGAACAGGGCAGATATTATATCGATGCAAAGTCAGTAATGGGAATCATGACTTTGAACTTAAATAAGCCCGTTGATTTACATTTTGAAGCTGAAGGTCAGGAAAAGAACAGAATCATTTCTGCAATGAATGAATTCACACTTCAGCGTGTTTGTTAA
- the coaBC gene encoding bifunctional phosphopantothenoylcysteine decarboxylase/phosphopantothenate--cysteine ligase CoaBC — MDLKGKCVVIGVTGSIAAYKMADVVSQLRKDGADVHVILSKNATNFISPQTFETLSGNRCIVDQFDRDYKYEVTHVELAKAADCIMIAPATANIIAKMANGIADDMLSTVVLASRKKKLVSPAMNTAMLENPVTQDNLAKLIHYGMTIIEPDSGMLACQDKGSGKLPKPEVLLQYIYKEIACEKDLKGKKILVTAGPTKETIDPVRFITNHSSGKMGYAIAHAAMLRGADVTLIHGETALPDPLFIKSVPIVSAEDMYNEATKRFDDCDIYISAAAVADFRPSEVADHKIKKKDNSENPVLSLERTRDIIEELGKRKSGQFICGFAMETENLIDNALNKMQKKNMDMIVANSLNTKGAGFAGNTNVCTLISANERNELPLMDKEDVANAILDQIRKIKKI; from the coding sequence ATGGACTTAAAAGGAAAATGTGTAGTGATCGGTGTCACCGGCAGTATTGCTGCCTACAAAATGGCTGACGTTGTAAGCCAGCTTAGAAAAGACGGCGCCGATGTTCATGTTATACTTAGCAAAAATGCAACTAATTTCATCAGTCCACAGACCTTTGAAACCCTCAGCGGTAACAGATGTATAGTTGACCAGTTTGACAGGGACTATAAGTATGAAGTAACTCATGTGGAACTTGCCAAGGCTGCAGACTGCATCATGATCGCTCCGGCCACTGCAAATATAATTGCAAAAATGGCTAATGGGATTGCTGATGACATGCTTTCAACTGTTGTTCTGGCATCAAGAAAGAAAAAACTCGTATCTCCTGCCATGAATACCGCAATGCTTGAAAATCCTGTTACACAGGACAATCTTGCAAAATTGATCCATTATGGAATGACAATAATAGAGCCTGACAGCGGAATGCTTGCCTGTCAGGATAAGGGTTCAGGAAAACTTCCCAAACCGGAGGTTCTTCTACAGTATATTTATAAAGAAATTGCCTGCGAAAAAGATCTTAAGGGCAAAAAAATATTAGTAACCGCAGGCCCTACTAAAGAAACTATTGATCCCGTACGCTTTATCACAAATCATTCTTCCGGAAAAATGGGCTATGCAATAGCGCATGCTGCAATGTTAAGAGGTGCGGATGTCACTCTGATCCACGGTGAAACAGCTCTCCCGGATCCTCTTTTTATTAAGTCAGTGCCTATTGTCTCCGCTGAGGATATGTATAATGAGGCTACAAAGCGTTTTGATGACTGCGATATTTACATAAGTGCTGCAGCAGTTGCTGACTTCCGCCCTTCCGAAGTAGCTGATCATAAAATTAAGAAAAAGGATAATAGTGAAAATCCTGTTCTCAGCCTTGAACGAACCAGAGATATCATCGAAGAACTCGGAAAACGCAAATCCGGCCAGTTTATATGCGGTTTCGCCATGGAAACTGAAAATCTGATAGATAATGCACTAAATAAAATGCAAAAGAAAAACATGGATATGATCGTTGCAAATTCTCTTAATACAAAAGGTGCGGGATTTGCCGGAAATACCAATGTCTGCACGCTTATATCCGCAAATGAGAGAAATGAACTACCTCTTATGGATAAAGAAGATGTTGCAAATGCAATTCTGGATCAGATTAGAAAAATTAAAAAAATATAA